Proteins co-encoded in one Malus sylvestris chromosome 9, drMalSylv7.2, whole genome shotgun sequence genomic window:
- the LOC126634390 gene encoding protein PHYTOCHROME-DEPENDENT LATE-FLOWERING-like gives MGVSFKVSRTGTRFRPKPPLQSEADVAGDDVSETPNNSSSRAVPRKLEGENGARVSGPPMSSEGLLLSAENEVSFTLNLFPDGYSIGKPSENDTSHQATHQDVPKLLHPYDRTSETLFSAIESGRLPGDILDDIPCKYVDGTLVCEIRDYRKCAFEQGPSSPSTNGSVIVNKVCLKMSLENVVKDIPLISDNSWAYGDLMEVESRILKSLQPQLHLDPTPKLDRLCKNPVPTKLDLALTGIRRKRLRQMPETVASNSKTHGKKVCIDRVPERSNSRLGDSGTLPANMMPHAHENLTDQNVSTNNLLALRSKSFMTDASVPAPHLAPNQSRYQMGVGTPRSVQDAGSGSVVNASPSPVGQDMMISYTDNVNSNVPLLGKREHQDGQMSPLSTCNKRQRPTPVGLDGMQHQQIGPHMDTFHGSDMNWKNNHLQQQAMAKGIQFSNTGIQKFSQQMFDGAVSQDPGTMPFVVGQPNMRYGAKEEPFDIGKIDGSELSGIKTDVPIMEGDTSHLDPSRLHQRLSQHAFMRSNFSQPSWSNLGQNMEKDARKDDQLPKRKSAQSPRVSSGALVQSPLSSKSGEFSTGSVRPHFGTAAVTSALAASQKEKAAMTSVPTIGAPCLTSSANESMQRQHQSQAAAKRKTNSLPKTSAMTGVGSPASVSNISVPLNAGSPSVGTPSSADQTMLEKFAKIEAVTMRYQLNKKKNKVDDIRKPNTFPDQHLRACLSNGSNNEDFNDDSCERRLSKSLVGGSMNICKIRILNFEKEEHIVQGNGVYLPKQRTRLIVSERPNDGTVAMYYGKVEDGDFLSAEEHLPTLSNTHMADLLAAQFCSLMVKDGYVVDDHIQLKPTRMTVAPSNQSNAAGLPRNNSAADMQQYADSVSGQPSNEVAKSVNGGNSSLTSSHNLLPSTRMLPPGNPQALQMSQGLMAGNSMPQRQQQLESQPSLQQQQQQQHQQQQQQQLQQQQQLQQQQQQQPQQQQSQHSLIQQQNPQLQRSMMIAANSLSQFGQNSNMQLPMGSNKLLQQYQLLQQQQQQQSSQMQRKMMMGLGTAMGNLGNNMVGLSGVGNTMGMGAARGMGSAPMTPISGMGNVGQNPMNLSQGSNISNLTQQFQPGRLTHAALMASKFRIPNNRGGMLGSPQSGIAGMSGGRQMHPGSAGFSMLGQTLNRGNMSPMQHTPGVGPMGPPKLMAGVAGTNMYMNPQQQQQQFQQQQMQQQQLQQQQQQLQQQQQQQQQLQQQQQETTSPLQAVVSPQQVGSPSGISQLAHQSQQQQQQQQQQLHQQASPQQMSQRTPMSPQLSSGAMHAMSAGNPEACPASPQLSSQTHGSVGSMANSPMDLQGVNKSNSVGNP, from the exons ATGGGTGTTTCGTTTAAGGTTTCAAGGACCGGTACTAGGTTCCGTCCGAAGCCGCCTCTGCAGTCCGAGGCCGACGTTGCCGGTGATGACGTGTCCGAGACTCCCAATAACAGCAGCTCCCGAGCTGTCCCCAGAAAGCTCGAG GGTGAGAATGGGGCCAGGGTTTCTGGTCCACCAATGTCTTCTGAAGGGCTTCTCCTATCTGCAG AAAACGAAGTTTCCTTCACTTTGAATCTCTTCCCAGATGGATACTCTATTGGAAAACCATCAGAG AATGACACTTCGCATCAAGCTACACATCAAGATGTTCCAAAGTTGTTACACCCATATGATAGGACGTCAGAAACTCTTTTTTCG GCAATTGAATCTGGCCGGTTGCCTGGAGATATTCTAGATGATATACCTTGCAAGTATGTCGATGGAACACTTGTGTGTGAG ATTCGTGATTATCGCAAATGTGCTTTTGAACAAGGGCCTAGTAGTCCCTCTACCAATGGATCCGTCATTGTAAATAAAGTATGCCTTAAAATGTCATTGGAAAATGTAGTGAAGGATATCCCGCTGATCTCAGATAATTCTTGGGCTTATGGTGACCTGATG GAAGTGGAGTCCCGAATATTGAAATCTTTGCAGCCACAACTTCATTTAGATCCAACTCCCAAGTTAGACAGGCTCTGTAAAAATCCAGTTCCCACAAAG CTCGATTTGGCATTGACTGGTATCCGGAGAAAGAGGTTGAGACAGATGCCAGAAACTGTTGCATCTAATAGCAAGACACATGGGAAGAAAGTTTGCATTGATAGAGTTCCAGAAAGATCTAACAGTAGGTTGGGAGATTCAGGAACCCTTCCAGCCAATATGATGCCACACGCCCATGAAAATTTGACCGATCAAAATGTGAGTACAAATAACTTGTTGGCCCTAAGATCCAAGAGTTTTATGACCGATGCTTCTGTTCCAGCACCACATTTAGCACCGAACCAATCAAGGTATCAAATGGGGGTCGGAACCCCAAGAAGTGTGCAGGACGCTGGATCAGGAAGTGTTGTCAATGCATCACCTTCCCCTGTTGGGCAAGACATGATGATCTCGTATACTGACAATGTGAACAGTAATGTCCCTCTTCTTGGAAAGAGAGAGCATCAAGATGGCCAAATGTCACCCTTATCTACGTGTAATAAGAGACAAAGACCCACACCAGTTGGCCTTGATGGAATGCAACATCAGCAAATAGGGCCACATATGGATACTTTCCATGGATCAGATATGAACTGGAAGAATAACCATTTGCAGCAGCAAGCAATGGCCAAAGGAATTCAGTTTTCAAATACAGGAATTCAGAAGTTCTCCCAGCAGATGTTTGATGGGGCGGTGAGTCAGGACCCTGGGACAATGCCATTTGTTGTAGGACAGCCAAACATGAGATATGGTGCCAAGGAAGAGCCGTTTGATATAGGTAAGATAGACGGGTCAGAGCTCAGTGGGATTAAGACCGATGTGCCGATAATGGAAGGAGACACAAGCCATCTCGATCCATCAAGGCTTCACCAAAGATTATCACAGCATGCATTCATGAGATCTAATTTTTCTCAGCCATCCTGGAGTAATCTTGGTCAGAATATGGAGAAAGATGCAAGAAAGGATGACCAACTCCCAAAAAGAAAATCAGCTCAAAGTCCTCGGGTATCTTCTGGGGCTTTAGTGCAATCCCCATTATCATCAAAGTCGGGGGAGTTTTCTACTGGTTCTGTAAGACCCCACTTTGGAACAGCTGCAGTAACTTCTGCTTTAGCGGCATCGCAGAAGGAGAAGGCAGCAATGACCTCAGTTCCTACTATTGGAGCCCCATGTTTGACTTCCAGTGCTAATGAGTCTATGCAACGGCAACACCAGTCTCAAGCTGCAGCAAAACGGAAAACAAACTCGCTCCCTAAGACCTCAGCAATGACTGGTGTTGGATCTCCTGCCAGCGTGAGTAATATAAGTGTTCCACTAAATGCAGGCAGTCCTTCTGTTGGAACTCCATCCTCCGCTGATCAAACCATGCTTGAAAAATTCGCAAAAATTGAAGCGGTCACCATGAG GTATCAgctcaacaaaaaaaagaataagGTTGATGATATCAGGAAGCCAAATACATTCCCAGATCAACATCTTCGAGCCTGCCTCTCAAATGGTTCCAATAACGAGGATTTCAATGATGATTCATGTGAGAGACGTTTGTCGAAGTCACTTGTTGGTGGAAGCATGAATATCTGcaaaattagaattttgaattttgagaagGAAGAGCATATTGTTCAAG GAAATGGTGTTTATCTTCCCAAGCAACGAACTAGGTTGATCGTGTCAGAGAGACCAAATGATGGTACTGTAGCAATGTACTACGGCAAAGTAGAAGATGGTGATTTTCTGTCTGCCGAGGAACATCTTCCTACATTGTCCAATACT CACATGGCGGATTTGCTTGCAGCACAGTTCTGTTCGCTG ATGGTGAAGGATGGTTATGTTGTGGATGATCACATTCAATTAAAGCCAACCCGCATGACTGTTGCCCCAAGCAATCAATCAAATGCTGCTGGGCTGCCCCGTAACAACTCAGCAGCTGATATGCAACAATATGCAGATTCAGTTTCAGGCCAGCCGTCCAATGAGGTTGCAAAGTCAGTTAATGGCGGTAATTCATCCTTAACTTCATCCCACAATCTTCTACCAAGCACAAGGATGTTGCCTCCTGGAAACCCTCAGGCTTTACAGATGTCTCAAGGGCTCATGGCCGGGAATTCGATGCCTCAACGCCAACAACAGCTTGAGTCACAACCATCActccagcagcagcagcagcagcaacaccagcagcagcagcagcaacaactacagcagcagcaacaactgcagcagcagcaacaacagcAGCCACAGCAGCAGCAAAGCCAACACTCATTGATTCAACAGCAGAATCCCCAGCTCCAGAGATCAATGATGATAGCAGCAAATTCGCTTTCACAGTTTGGACAGAATTCCAATATGCAATTACCCATGGGGAGTAATAAGCTTTTACAGCAATATCAGCTTTTacagcaacagcagcagcaacagAGTTCACAAATGCAGAGAAAAATGATGATGGGACTTGGAACAGCTATGGGAAACTTAGGCAATAACATGGTTGGGCTTTCCGGAGTTGGAAACACCATGGGCATGGGAGCTGCAAGGGGAATGGGATCTGCGCCTATGACGCCTATTTCTGGAATGGGCAATGTGGGTCAGAATCCAATGAATTTAAGCCAGGGTTCAAATATTAGCAATTTAACCCAGCAATTTCAACCCGGAAGATTAACACATGCTGCTTTAATGGCATCAAAATTCAGGATTCCAAATAACCGAGGCGGCATGTTAGGCAGTCCTCAGTCAGGCATAGCTGGGATGTCAGGAGGCAGACAGATGCATCCGGGATCTGCTGGTTTCTCAATGTTGGGTCAGACTCTGAACCGAGGTAATATGAGTCCGATGCAACACACGCCAGGAGTAGGGCCCATGGGTCCACCAAAGCTGATGGCGGGGGTGGCAGGGACGAATATGTACATGAAtccgcagcagcagcagcaacagttTCAGCAACAACAAATGCAGCAGCAGCAGTTGCAGCAACAGCAACAGCAAttacagcagcagcagcagcagcagcagcaattgcaacagcagcagcaagaAACGACTTCACCACTACAGGCTGTTGTTTCGCCGCAGCAGGTGGGCTCTCCCTCGGGAATTTCACAACTGGCCCACCAGAGCcagcagcaacagcagcagcaacagcagcagctGCATCAGCAGGCTAGCCCACAGCAAATGAGCCAAAGAACTCCGATGAGTCCACAGCTGAGCTCAGGGGCAATGCATGCCATGAGTGCTGGTAATCCAGAGGCTTGTCCCGCAAGCCCACAGCTAAGCTCTCAAACGCACGGCTCAGTCGGTAGTATGGCAAATTCTCCTATGGACCTTCAAGGTGTGAACAAGAGTAACTCTGTTGGTAATCCGTAG